GCGCGGATGGAAGGGTTCGTGGTGATGGACCACGCCAAGGACTATGGCAAGGCCGCGCAAGAGATTGCCGGGTGGCTGGCCAGCGGCAAGGTCAAGAGCAAGGAAGATGTGGTGGACGGCCTGGAGACCTTCCCCGAGACGCTGCTCAAGCTGTTCAGCGGGGAGAACTTCGGCAAGTTGGTGCTGAAGGTCTAACCCGAAAGCACCTCTCCTCTGTGGGAGCCGGCTTGCCGGCGATGAGGCCGGTCCAGGCCAACATCGGCTCGGAGCCTAATCGCCGGCAAGCCGGTTGCCACAGGGATCGCGCAAGCTTTGCTCACCCAGATCTTGTAAGATCACCCATCGCCACTGAAACCAGTGACTGGGATTTGCAGAGAAAGAACATGATCAAGATCACCCCGACCATCGAGTGCTCCAACAGCGCACCCTTCGTCCTCTTCGGCGGCATCAATGTCCTCGAATCAGAAGACCTGGCCCTCAAGGCCTGTGAAGAGTACGTGCGCGTCACTCAGAAGCTGGGCATCCCCTATGTCTTCAAAGCCAGCTTCGACAAGGCCAACCGCTCCTCGATCCACTCCTACCGTGGCCCGGGCATGGAAGAAGGCCTGCGCATCTTCGAGAAAGTGAAGGCCGAGTTTGGCGTTCCGATCATCACTGACGTGCACGAGATCCACCAGTGCGCGCCCGTCGCCGAAGTGGTCGATGTGCTGCAGCTGCCCGCCTTCCTGGCCCGCCAGACCGACCTGGTGGTTGCCCTGGCCAAGACCGGCAAGCCGGTCAACATCAAGAAGCCGCAGTTCCTGAGCCCTTCGCAGATGCAGAACATCGTGCAGAAGTTCAAGGAAGCCGGTAACGACCAGCTGATTCTCTGCGACCGCGGCACCTGCATGGGCTACGACAACTTGGTCGTCGACATGCTCGGTTTCGGCGTGATGAAGCGCACCTGCGACAACCTGCCGATCATCTTCGACGTGACCCACGCCCTGCAGAACCGCGACCCGTCGGGCGCTGCCTCGGGTGGCCGCCGCGAGCAGGTCGTCGACCTGGCCCGTGCTGGCATGGGTGTTGGCCTGGCGGGCCTGTTCCTGGAGGCGCACCCGAACCCGGACCAGGCCAAGTGCGATGGCCCGAGCGCGCTGCCGCTGGACAAGCTGGAGCCGTTTTTGGCGCAGATCAAGGCGCTGGACGACCTGGTCAAGTCGTTCCCGCCTCTGGTTATTGCCTGAAGGACGGAATAAAAAAAATGGGGCTGCATTGCAGCCCCATTTTTTTGGGGGTGATTCAGCCGCGAATCTCGGCCACCACCGCCGCCAGCGCCTGGGCTGGGTCGGCCGCCTGGCTGATCGGACGACCGATCACGAGGTAATCGGAACCTGCATCCAGTGCCTGGCGCGGGGTCAGAATGCGGCGCTGGTCATCTTGCGCGCTACCTGCTGGGCGAATACCCGGAGTGACCAATTGCAGCGACG
The Pseudomonas sp. KU43P genome window above contains:
- the kdsA gene encoding 3-deoxy-8-phosphooctulonate synthase — translated: MIKITPTIECSNSAPFVLFGGINVLESEDLALKACEEYVRVTQKLGIPYVFKASFDKANRSSIHSYRGPGMEEGLRIFEKVKAEFGVPIITDVHEIHQCAPVAEVVDVLQLPAFLARQTDLVVALAKTGKPVNIKKPQFLSPSQMQNIVQKFKEAGNDQLILCDRGTCMGYDNLVVDMLGFGVMKRTCDNLPIIFDVTHALQNRDPSGAASGGRREQVVDLARAGMGVGLAGLFLEAHPNPDQAKCDGPSALPLDKLEPFLAQIKALDDLVKSFPPLVIA